The following nucleotide sequence is from Streptomyces bathyalis.
CCGGGGCAGCGGCGAGACCCCGAGCCGTTTGAGCACCCCGTAGCGGCGTTCGAACCCGGTGGCGATGGCCTGCCCGGTGAAGGCGGTCGACAGCACGGCCAGCGCCAGGATGCCGGGGGTGAGGAAGTCGATGCGGGCGCCGCCGCCCAGCTCGATGATGTCGGCCGAGCTGAAGACCACGAGCAGCAGCGACGGGATCACGATGGTGAGCAGCAGCTGTTCGCCGTTGCGCAGCAGCATCCGGGTCTCGAGGGCGGTCTGGGCGCCGATCATGCGCCACAGAGGTGCCGCCGCGGGCGCGGGGGTGAAGGTGCCGGCGCTCACGAACGAAGCTCCTTGCCTGTGAGTTCGAGGAAGACGTCCTCGAGGGTGCGGCGCTCGACCGAGATGCGGTCGGGCATGACGCCGTGCTGCGCGCACCAAGAGGTAACCGTGGCCAGCAGCTGCGGGTCGACGGTGCCGGTGACGCGGTAGCCGCCGGGGACGAGTTCGGCGGCGGCGGAGTTGTCGGGGAGTGCCTTGAGCAGCGAGGCCAGATCGAGGCCGGGGCGTCCCGTGAAGCGCAGGGAGTTCTCGGCGCCCCCGCGGCACAGCTCGTCGGGTGAGCCCTGGGCGACGATCCGGCCGCCGTCGATGATGACGACGTCGTCGGCGAGCTCCTCGGCCTCGTCCATGTGGTGCGTCGTGAGCACGACGGTGACGCCGTCGTTGCGCAGCGACCGCACCAGGTCCCATGTGGCGCGGCGCGCCTGCGGGTCGAGTCCGGCGGTCGGCTCGTCGAGGAAGACCAGTTCGGGGCGTCCCACGACGGCCATGGCCAGCGAGAGCCGCTGCTGCTGACCGCCCGAGAGGCGCCGGTAGGGCGTGCGGCCGCAGCTGTCGAGGCCGAGGGTGTCCACGAGTGCGTCGGTGTTGAGCGGGTTGGCGTAGAGGCCGGCCATGTGGGCCAGCATCTCCTCGGCACGCGCGCCCGAGTACACGCCGCCGCTCTGCAGCATCACGCCGATGCGGGGACGCAGCCGCGACGCCTGGGCGACCGGGTCGAGCCCGAGGACACGGACTGTGCCGCCGTCCGGTCTGAGGTAGCCCTCACACGTCTCGACGGTGGTGGTCTTCCCCGCGCCGTTGGGCCCGAGGAGTGCCGTGACCGTGCCGTACGGGACGGACAGGCCGAGACCGTCGACCGCCGTCTTGCTGCCGTACCGCTTCACCAGGCCCACGACCTCGAGGGCCCTACCGCTTCCCATATGGGGGAGTCTAGGGATTCCCAAGTGCCTTCCGTGGCCGGGGGTTGAGATGCATTACAGACACCGGGCGGGGCGGGCGGAGCCCCGGCCGCACGTGACAAGTAAGGGTCCCCTTACGTGACGCAGGCCATCCAGCCAGGTCAGGACGCGGCTTGCCGTCTCGCGAAGAATTACGCAACAATGACGTTGTGAAAAAGACGGCTGAGGGACACGAGACGCGATCGGCGGCCGGAGCGGCCGCCGACGGCCCGTTCGTGTCCGGTCCGGCCGGCCAGTCCGGAGCCCCCGGAGGCCATGACGAGCAGCACGGTACGCGTAACAGGGTGGCCCGATCGATCCTCGACCACGGGCCGTCCACCGCCGCCGAGCTGGCGCTGCGCCTGGAACTCACCCAGGCGGCCGTCCGCCGCCACCTCGACTCGCTCGTGGGAGAAGGAGTCGTCGAACCGCGCGAGAAGCGGGTCTACGGCTCGCGAGGCAGGGGCCGGCCCGCCAAGGTCTTCGCGCTCACCGACTGCGGCCGGGACGCCTTCGAACAGGACTACGACAATCTGGCCGCTGACGCCCTGCGCTGGATAGCGCAGAGTGCCGGCGGCGGAGAGCGTGGCGACGCCGCTGTGGCGGACTTCGCGCGGGCCCGCGTGGCCGCACAGGCCGAGCAGTACAGACGCGAACTGGAGCGGGTGCCGCCCGAGGAGCGCACACGGGCGCTGGCCGAGGCACTGACCAAGGACGGGTACGCTGCCACTGCGCGCAGTGCGCCCGCCTCCGCCGGGGGTACGGCCGCCGGCGAGCAGCTCTGCCAGCACCACTGCCCGGTGGCGCACACCGCGGAGCAGTTCCCGCAGCTGTGCGAGGCGGAGACGGAGGTCTTCTCCCGCCTGCTCGGCACGCACGTCCAGCGGCTGGCGACGATCGCCCACGGCGACGGGGTGTGCACGACCTTCGTCCCGCAGAGCCATCCCCTCCCTCCGGCGGGGAGACCCGGTGGGTCTTCCGCCGGTGGACACCGAGGCGGATCCCCGTCGCAGCCCAGGAACGTCACAGAGACCCGCAGCACGACCACCGGCAGCCCCGCCGGTGAGACCCCGAGCAAGACGAGCAAGAACGCAAGCAAGACCGACAACAGCAGGACCAAGGCGAGCAACGCCACCACCGCACCTGCGAACACCGCCGGGAGGAACCCCGCATGACCTCTCCTACGGAGACTGCTCACCCGGAGCTTGAGGGACTGGGCAAGTACGAGTACGGCTGGGCCGACTCCGACACGGCCGGTGCCACCGCGAAGCGTGGCCTCTCCGACGAGGTCGTCCGCGACATCTCGGACAAGAAGAACGAGCCGGAGTGGATGCTCAAGCTCCGCCTCAAGGGGCACAGGCTCTTCGAGAAGAAGCCCATGCCGAACTGGGGCTCGGACCTGTCGGGCATCGACTTCGACAACATCAAGTACTTCGTGCGTTCCACGGAGAAGCAGGCCCAGACCTGGGACGACCTGCCCGAGGACATCAAGAACACCTACGACAAGCTCGGCATCCCCGAGGCGGAGAAGCAGCGCCTCGTCGCCGGTGTCGCGGCGCAGTACGAGTCCGAGGTCGTCTACCACCAGATCCGTGAGGACCTGGAGCAGCAGGGCGTCCTCTTCCTGGACACCGACACGGCGCTGCGCGAGCACCCGGAGATCTTCCAGGAGCACTTCGGCACCGTCATCCCGCCCGGTGACAACAAGTTCGCCGCGCTCAACACCGCCGTGTGGTCGGGCGGTTCGTTCATCTACGTGCCGCCGGGCGTGCACGTCGACATCCCGCTCCAGGCCTACTTCCGCATCAACACCGAGAACATGGGCCAGTTCGAGCGGACGCTGATCATCGTCGACGAGAACGCCTACGTGCACTACGTCGAGGGCTGCACGGCTCCGATCTACAACTCGGACTCGCTGCACTCCGCCGTCGTCGAGATCATCGTCAAGAAGGGCGGCCGCTGCCGCTACACGACGATCCAGAACTGGTCGAACAACGTCTACAACCTGGTCACCAAGCGTGCGGTGGCCTACGAGGGCGCGACCATGGAGTGGGTCGACGGCAACCTCGGCTCGAAGGTCACCATGAAGTACCCGGCCGTCTACCTGATGGGTGAACACGCCAAGGGCGAGACGCTCTCGGTCGCCTTCGCGGGTGAGGGCCAGCACCAGGACGCCGGCGCGAAGATGGTCCACATGGCGCCGCGCACGTCCTCCAACATCGTCTCCAAGTCGGTGGCCCGCAGCGGTGGCCGTACGTCCTACCGCGGTCTGATCGAGATCGCCGAGGGCGCCGAGGGGTCGAAGTCCAACGTGCTGTGCGACGCGCTGCTCGTGGACACGATCTCCCGGTCGGACACCTATCCGTACGTCGACGTCCGCGAGGACGACGTGACGATGGGCCACGAGGCCACCGTCTCCAAGGTCAGCGACGACCAGCTCTTCTACCTGATGAGCCGTGGTCTGTCCGAGGACGAGGCGATGGCGATGATCGTCCGCGGCTTCGTCGAGCCCATCGCGAAGGAGCTCCCGATGGAGTACGCGCTGGAGCTCAACAGGCTCATCGAGCTGCAGATGGAGGGCGCGGTCGGCTGACGCCGGCCCGCGTGCCTCGCGGCCCGCACCGCAAGCGACTTGACCCCAGGCAGCTTCCGCAGAGTCCCTTCGAGGCTTCCGATCCCAGAGAGTGAGCAACACGAGCGCCATGGCTGAGGCTCAGAACTCCCCCAAGGACGTCGTCCAGGGGGGACCCCCGCCGGTCGGTTCGAACACCACCGGATCCATTGCGGTGGCAGCTGAGTCCACCGTCGCCACCCGGATGAGTGCACCGCCCTCCTTCGACGTGGCGGACTTCCCCGTGCCGCACGGCAGGGAGGAGGAGTGGCGCTTCACACCGATCGAGCGGCTCAGGGGGCTGCACGACGGTACGGCCGAGGCGTCGGGCTCGCTCAAGGTCGAGGTCGACGCGCCGGAAGGCGTGACGGTGGAGACCGTCGGACGCGACGACTCACGGGTCGGCCGGGCGGGGAAGCCGGTCGACCGGGTCGCCGCGCAGGCGTTCTCCTCCTTCGAGAAGGCCGCGGTCGTCACCGTGCCCAAGGAGGCCGTGCTGAAGGACCCGGTGCGGGTCTCCCTGCACGGTGAGGGCGGCGTCAGCTACGGGCACACGGTCTTCGAGGTCAAGGAGTTCGCCGAGGCGGTCATCGTCATCGACCACACCGGCGACGCGGTGCGGGCCGCCAACGTCGAGTTCGTCGTCGGCGACGGCGCCAAGCTGACCGTCGTCTCCGTGCAGGACTGGGACGATTCGGCGGTCCACTGCTCCCAGCACAACGCGCTGGTGGGCAGGGACGCCACCTTCAAGTCGGTCGTCGTCACCTTCGGCGGTGACGTCGTCCGCCTCCACCCCCGCGTCAACTACGCGGGCCCCGGCGGCGAGGCCGAGTTCTACGGCCTGTTCTTCACGGACAACGGCCAGCATCAGGAGCACCGCCTCTTCGTCGACCACGACAGGCCCAACTGCCGAAGCAACGTGGTCTACAAGGGCGCCCTGCAGGGTGCCGAGGCGCACGCGGTGTGGATCGGCGACGTGCTGATCCGCGCGGCAGCCACCGGCACCGACACCTACGAGCTGAACCGCAACCTCGTCCTGACGGACGGCGCGCGGGTCGACTCGGTGCCCAACCTCGAGATCGAGACCGGTGAGATCGTGGGGGCGGGCCACGCCTCGGCCACCGGCCGGTTCGACGACGAGCAGCTGTTCTACCTCCAGGCCCGGGGCATCCCGGAGCAGGAGGCGCGGCGGCTGGTCGTGCGGGGCTTCTTCGCCGAACTCGTCCAGCAGATCGGTCTGCCGGACGTGGAGAAGCGCCTCATCGAGAAGATCGAGGCGGAGCTGGAGGCGTCCGTATGAGCGGCGAAGGCTTCGTGCGCGTCGCGGCACTCGGCGAGCTGGAGGAGGACACCCCCAAGAGGGTGGAACTCGAAGGCGTGCCGGTCGCCCTCGTCCACACGGAGGGAGAGGTGTTCGCGGTCAACGACATCTGCTCGCACGCGAACGTCTCACTGTCCGAGGGCGAGGTCGAGGACTGCCAGATCGAGTGCTGGCTGCACGGCTCCAGTTTCGACCTGCGTACGGGCAAGCCCTCCGGCCTGCCCGCGACCCGGCCCATCCCCGTATACCCCGTACGAATCGAAGGCGACGGCCCCGATGCGGCCGTGCTCGTCTCCGTCACACAGGAGTCCTGAAGTCCCCATGGCAACGCTTGAGATCAACGACCTGCACGTCTCCGTCGACACCGAGAACGGTCCGAACGAGATCCTGCGCGGAGTCGACCTGACTGTGAAGCAGGGCGAGACGCACGCGATCATGGGGCCGAACGGTTCCGGCAAGTCCACGCTCGCCTACTCCCTCGCGGGTCACCCCAAGTACGCGATCACCGGCGGCTCGGTGAAGCTGGACGGCGAGGACGTCCTCGAGATGACCCCGGACGAGCGCGCCCGCGCCGGCGTCTTCCTCGCCATGCAATACCCGGTCGAGGTGCCCGGTGTCTCCGTCTCCAACTTCCTGCGCACGTCGGCCACGGCGCTGCGCGGCGAGGCCCCCAAGCTGAGGCTTTGGGTGAAGGAGGTCAAGGAGGCCATGGAGCGCCTCCAGATCGACCCGTCCTTCGCCGAGAGGAACGTCAACGAGGGCTTCTCCGGCGGTGAGAAGAAGCGGCACGAGATCCTCCAGCTGGAGCTCCTCAAGCCGAAGATCGCGATCCTCGACGAGACCGACTCCGGCCTCGACGTGGACGCGCTGCGGGTGGTCTCCGAAGGCGTCAACCGCGTCCGTGAGAACGGCGAGGTCGGCACCATGCTGATCACCCACTACACGCGCATCCTGCGCTACATCAAGCCCGACCACGTGCACGTCTTCGCCAAGGGCCGGATCGCCGAGTCCGGCGGTCCGGAGCTGGCCGACAAGCTGGAGGAAGAGGGCTACGAGGCATACGTGAAGGGGGGCGCCGCTTCGTGAGCAAGCTGACGCTTCCGGGTCTGCTCGACACCGAGGCGATCCGCAAGGACTTCCCGATCCTGGACCGCACGGTCCACGGCGGGCAGAAGCTCGTGTACCTGGACAACGCGGCGACCTCGCAGAAGCCGCGCCAGGTGCTGGACGCGATGAGCGACTACAACGAGCGGCACAACGCCAACGTCCACCGCGGCGTCCACGTCCTGGCCGAGGAGGCGACGGCGCTGTACGAGGGTGCGCGCGACAAGGTCGCGGCGTTCATCAACGCGCCCAGCCGTGACGAGGTCGTCTTCACCAAGAACGCCTCGGAGTCGCTCAACCTCGTGGCCAACATGCTGGGCTGGGCGGACGAGCCCTACCGGGTGGAGCACGACACCGAGATCGTCATCACGGAGATGGAACACCACTCCAACATCGTTCCCTGGCAGCTGCTTTCGCAGCGCACGGGCGCGAAGCTGAAGTGGTTCGGTCTCACCGACGACGGCCGGCTGGACCTGTCCGCGATCGACGAGGTCATCACCGAGAAGACCAAGGTCGTCTCCTTCACCCTCGTCTCCAACATCATGGGCACCATCAACCCGGTCGAGGCCATCGTCCGGCGTGCCCAGCAGGTCGGCGCCCTCGTCGTCGTGGACGCCTCGCAGGCGGCTCCGCACATGGTGCTGGACGTGCAGGCGATCCAGGCCGACTTCGTCGCCTTCACCGGGCACAAGATGTGCGGTCCGACGGGCATCGGCGTGCTGTGGGGACGGCAGGAGCTGCTGGACGACCTGCCTCCCTTCCTCGGCGGCGGCGAGATGATCGAGACGGTCACGATGCACTCGTCGACCTACGCGCCCGCCCCGCACAAGTTCGAGGCGGGGACGCCTCCGATCGCTCAGGCGGTCGGTCTCGGCGCCGCGGTCGACTACCTCTCGTCCATCGGCATGGACCGCATCCAGGAGCACGAGCACGCGCTGACCGCGTACGCCGTGGACAGGCTGAGCCAGATCCCCGATCTGCGCTTCATCGGTCCCACGACGGCGGAGGACCGGGGCGCGGCGATCTCCTTCACCCTCGGGGACATCCACCCGCACGACGTGGGCCAGGTCCTCGACGAGCAGGGCATCGCCGTCCGCGTCGGACACCACTGCGCACGGCCCGTCTGTCTGCGGTACGGAATTCCTGCGACCACGCGGGCGTCGTTCTATCTGTACTCCATGCCGGCCGAGGTGGATGCCTTGGCCGAGGGCGTGGAACACGTACGGAACTTCTTCGCCTAGGACGACGGCGCGGCCGCAGAGGACTGGACGGACGGACTGACTCGTGAAGCTGGACTCCATGTACCAGGAAGTGATCCTGGACCACTACAAGAACCCCCACGGCAAGGGCCTGCGGGAGGGCGACGCGGAGGTGCACCACGTCAACCCCACGTGCGGTGACGAGATCACCCTGCGTGTGCGCTACGACGGGGAGACGATCCGCGACGTCAGCTACGAGGGCCAGGGCTGCTCCATCAGCCAGGCCAGCGCCTCCGTGCTCAACGAGCTGCTGGTCGGCAAGGAGCTCGGCCAGGCGCGGACCATCCAGGAGACCTTTCTGGAGCTGATGCAGTCCAGGGGACAGGTCGAGCCTGACGACGCCATGGAGGACGTGCTGGAGGACGCCGTCGCTTTCGCCGGGGTCTCGAAGTACCCGGCGCGCGTCAAGTGTGCTCTGCTGAGCTGGATGGCATGGAAGGACGCCACCGCCCAGGCGCTGGGCGAGGACTCGGTAAAGGAGAAGACCGCATGACCGAGACCACCGCGAAGCCCGCGAGCGAGGACGAGGTCCGTGAGGCTCTGCTCGACGTGGTCGACCCGGAGCTGGGCATCGACGTCGTCAACCTGGGCCTGATCTACGGGGTCCACATCGACGACTCGAACATCGCCACGATCGACATGACGCTCACCTCGGCGGCCTGTCCGCTCACGGACGTCATCGAGGACCAGGCGAAGTCCGCGACCGAAGGCATCGTGGACGAGCTGAAGATCAACTGGGTCTGGATGCCCCCGTGGGGCCCGGACAAGATCACCGACGACGGCCGCGAGCAGCTGCGGGCACTCGGCTTCAACGTCTGAGCGCGGCTCACGCCGCCACCGTCACCGGCACGCAATTCGTGTGCGTCACGGCCATGCCGCCAGGATCCTGGTGGCATGGCCGTTTCTTTGCACCACATCATCGTCGATGCCCACGACCTGCCGAACCTGGCCCGGTTCTGGTGCCGCGTACTGGACTGGCAGGTGCTCTCCGAGAAGGAGCGCGAGGTCATCATCGGCACGGCTCCGTCGGCGCCCACGGGCATCTGCTTCATGCCGGTGACGGAGGAGAAGACCGTCAAGAACCGGCTGCACCTCGACCTCGCCCCCGACGACCAGGCGGCAGAGGTCGAGCGCCTCATCGGGCTCGGCGCCCGCCCCGTCGACGTCGGGCAGGGCGATCAGAGGTCGTGGGTGGTGCTGGCCGACCCCGAGGGCAACGAGTTCTGCGTGCTGCGGCCGCGCAAGAACCTGGTGGAATTCGTGGACTGAGTAACTCGCGGGGAATTGTCGTGTACGAGCGTACACATCGTTGTGTACGCTCGTACGCATGGTCTATCTGACGCTCGGTGGAGCGATCCTGGCCGAGGTCCTGGGCACGACTGCGATGAAG
It contains:
- a CDS encoding ABC transporter ATP-binding protein, encoding MGSGRALEVVGLVKRYGSKTAVDGLGLSVPYGTVTALLGPNGAGKTTTVETCEGYLRPDGGTVRVLGLDPVAQASRLRPRIGVMLQSGGVYSGARAEEMLAHMAGLYANPLNTDALVDTLGLDSCGRTPYRRLSGGQQQRLSLAMAVVGRPELVFLDEPTAGLDPQARRATWDLVRSLRNDGVTVVLTTHHMDEAEELADDVVIIDGGRIVAQGSPDELCRGGAENSLRFTGRPGLDLASLLKALPDNSAAAELVPGGYRVTGTVDPQLLATVTSWCAQHGVMPDRISVERRTLEDVFLELTGKELRS
- a CDS encoding helix-turn-helix transcriptional regulator, which encodes MKKTAEGHETRSAAGAAADGPFVSGPAGQSGAPGGHDEQHGTRNRVARSILDHGPSTAAELALRLELTQAAVRRHLDSLVGEGVVEPREKRVYGSRGRGRPAKVFALTDCGRDAFEQDYDNLAADALRWIAQSAGGGERGDAAVADFARARVAAQAEQYRRELERVPPEERTRALAEALTKDGYAATARSAPASAGGTAAGEQLCQHHCPVAHTAEQFPQLCEAETEVFSRLLGTHVQRLATIAHGDGVCTTFVPQSHPLPPAGRPGGSSAGGHRGGSPSQPRNVTETRSTTTGSPAGETPSKTSKNASKTDNSRTKASNATTAPANTAGRNPA
- the sufB gene encoding Fe-S cluster assembly protein SufB; amino-acid sequence: MTSPTETAHPELEGLGKYEYGWADSDTAGATAKRGLSDEVVRDISDKKNEPEWMLKLRLKGHRLFEKKPMPNWGSDLSGIDFDNIKYFVRSTEKQAQTWDDLPEDIKNTYDKLGIPEAEKQRLVAGVAAQYESEVVYHQIREDLEQQGVLFLDTDTALREHPEIFQEHFGTVIPPGDNKFAALNTAVWSGGSFIYVPPGVHVDIPLQAYFRINTENMGQFERTLIIVDENAYVHYVEGCTAPIYNSDSLHSAVVEIIVKKGGRCRYTTIQNWSNNVYNLVTKRAVAYEGATMEWVDGNLGSKVTMKYPAVYLMGEHAKGETLSVAFAGEGQHQDAGAKMVHMAPRTSSNIVSKSVARSGGRTSYRGLIEIAEGAEGSKSNVLCDALLVDTISRSDTYPYVDVREDDVTMGHEATVSKVSDDQLFYLMSRGLSEDEAMAMIVRGFVEPIAKELPMEYALELNRLIELQMEGAVG
- the sufD gene encoding Fe-S cluster assembly protein SufD; the protein is MAEAQNSPKDVVQGGPPPVGSNTTGSIAVAAESTVATRMSAPPSFDVADFPVPHGREEEWRFTPIERLRGLHDGTAEASGSLKVEVDAPEGVTVETVGRDDSRVGRAGKPVDRVAAQAFSSFEKAAVVTVPKEAVLKDPVRVSLHGEGGVSYGHTVFEVKEFAEAVIVIDHTGDAVRAANVEFVVGDGAKLTVVSVQDWDDSAVHCSQHNALVGRDATFKSVVVTFGGDVVRLHPRVNYAGPGGEAEFYGLFFTDNGQHQEHRLFVDHDRPNCRSNVVYKGALQGAEAHAVWIGDVLIRAAATGTDTYELNRNLVLTDGARVDSVPNLEIETGEIVGAGHASATGRFDDEQLFYLQARGIPEQEARRLVVRGFFAELVQQIGLPDVEKRLIEKIEAELEASV
- a CDS encoding non-heme iron oxygenase ferredoxin subunit, which translates into the protein MSGEGFVRVAALGELEEDTPKRVELEGVPVALVHTEGEVFAVNDICSHANVSLSEGEVEDCQIECWLHGSSFDLRTGKPSGLPATRPIPVYPVRIEGDGPDAAVLVSVTQES
- the sufC gene encoding Fe-S cluster assembly ATPase SufC is translated as MATLEINDLHVSVDTENGPNEILRGVDLTVKQGETHAIMGPNGSGKSTLAYSLAGHPKYAITGGSVKLDGEDVLEMTPDERARAGVFLAMQYPVEVPGVSVSNFLRTSATALRGEAPKLRLWVKEVKEAMERLQIDPSFAERNVNEGFSGGEKKRHEILQLELLKPKIAILDETDSGLDVDALRVVSEGVNRVRENGEVGTMLITHYTRILRYIKPDHVHVFAKGRIAESGGPELADKLEEEGYEAYVKGGAAS
- a CDS encoding cysteine desulfurase codes for the protein MTLPGLLDTEAIRKDFPILDRTVHGGQKLVYLDNAATSQKPRQVLDAMSDYNERHNANVHRGVHVLAEEATALYEGARDKVAAFINAPSRDEVVFTKNASESLNLVANMLGWADEPYRVEHDTEIVITEMEHHSNIVPWQLLSQRTGAKLKWFGLTDDGRLDLSAIDEVITEKTKVVSFTLVSNIMGTINPVEAIVRRAQQVGALVVVDASQAAPHMVLDVQAIQADFVAFTGHKMCGPTGIGVLWGRQELLDDLPPFLGGGEMIETVTMHSSTYAPAPHKFEAGTPPIAQAVGLGAAVDYLSSIGMDRIQEHEHALTAYAVDRLSQIPDLRFIGPTTAEDRGAAISFTLGDIHPHDVGQVLDEQGIAVRVGHHCARPVCLRYGIPATTRASFYLYSMPAEVDALAEGVEHVRNFFA
- the sufU gene encoding Fe-S cluster assembly sulfur transfer protein SufU, with amino-acid sequence MKLDSMYQEVILDHYKNPHGKGLREGDAEVHHVNPTCGDEITLRVRYDGETIRDVSYEGQGCSISQASASVLNELLVGKELGQARTIQETFLELMQSRGQVEPDDAMEDVLEDAVAFAGVSKYPARVKCALLSWMAWKDATAQALGEDSVKEKTA
- a CDS encoding metal-sulfur cluster assembly factor; its protein translation is MTETTAKPASEDEVREALLDVVDPELGIDVVNLGLIYGVHIDDSNIATIDMTLTSAACPLTDVIEDQAKSATEGIVDELKINWVWMPPWGPDKITDDGREQLRALGFNV
- a CDS encoding VOC family protein, giving the protein MAVSLHHIIVDAHDLPNLARFWCRVLDWQVLSEKEREVIIGTAPSAPTGICFMPVTEEKTVKNRLHLDLAPDDQAAEVERLIGLGARPVDVGQGDQRSWVVLADPEGNEFCVLRPRKNLVEFVD